Genomic DNA from Acidobacteriota bacterium:
TCGTCCTGATTGCCACCGTCCTCCCTCATCCATGGCGAGATGCCGCGAGACTTCCCTTTTCCATGATCTGCCACGGAATCCCGGAGCGATCGCTGCGGATCGCGGATCATCTCCTGCCGATTTGCGCGCGATGCACCGGCATTTATCTCGGCGGGATCCTCGCCGCGCTCGCGGCACTTCTCCTCCGGGTGCGCTCCGCTTCGCTCGCTCTCGGCATCGTGCTGATGATTCCGCTTGCGATCGACGGAACCGGTCAGGCTCTCGGAATCTGGACCACCGGCAACC
This window encodes:
- a CDS encoding DUF2085 domain-containing protein, with the protein product MSTGRTATVNAVLTATLAVTGTILTFVLIATVLPHPWRDAARLPFSMICHGIPERSLRIADHLLPICARCTGIYLGGILAALAALLLRVRSASLALGIVLMIPLAIDGTGQALGIWTTGNPARFATGMLFAVGFVTAAVAYARRRSEPEVLESTLSMR